One Rhinolophus sinicus isolate RSC01 linkage group LG06, ASM3656204v1, whole genome shotgun sequence DNA window includes the following coding sequences:
- the LOC109436928 gene encoding putative protein SSX6 yields CGDRPLTDASLLRILGLGSGETRAVSLGHRTIPSAMDRGSSLAKSHREDVQKSQEKYEAFNDISKYFSKKEWAKLGDLQQRTYVYMKRNYDYMTLLGLNTNCPYFMCSPNQSTNAPESDSDEYQSPRNQDENPQEASSVQWIKDEKEMPMEPAGEKNDMMPLPVTPASEPAPKKLCTPGEVSSSGQETEKMSGPSKVKFSVWAHRLQERKNRVVYEEISDPEEDD; encoded by the coding sequence TGCGGGGATCGACCCCTCACAGACGCCTCACTTCTGAGGATCCTTGGCCTTGGTTCTGGAGAGACTCGGGCTGTGTCCCTGGGACATCGCACCATTCCCAGCGCCATGGACAGAGGCAGCTCCTTGGCAAAGAGCCACAGGGAGGATGTTCAGAAATCACAGGAGAAATATGAGGCCTTCAATGATATTTCGAAATACTTTTCTAAGAAAGAATGGGCAAAGCTGGGAGACTTACAGCAAAGAACCTATGTGTACATGAAGAGAAACTATGACTACATGACTCTTCTAGGTCTCAATACCAACTGCCCATATTTCATGTGTTCTCCGAATCAGTCAACAAATGCTCCTGAGAGTGATTCTGATGAATATCAGAGCCCCAGGAATCAGGATGAAAATCCGCAAGAAGCTTCCTCTGTGCAATGGATAAAAGACGAGAAGGAGATGCCCATGGAGCcggcaggggaaaaaaatgatatgatGCCACTACCAGTAACGCCTGCCTCGGAGCCGGCTCCGAAAAAGCTGTGTACCCCAGGAGAAGTGAGTTCCTCTGGTCAGGAGACTGAGAAGATGTCAGGACCCAGCAAAGTGAAGTTTAGTGTCTGGGCCCACAGGCTGCAGGAAAGAAAGAACCGAGTTGTATATGAAGAGATTAGTGACCCCGAGGAAGATGACTAA
- the LOC109436940 gene encoding olfactory receptor 52B6 encodes MTRVRALQKIMALSFANSTAAVNSSDTRMAGCLLTGIPGLEHLHIWLSVPLCTMYVAALIGNGILICVILSQPSLHEPMYIFLSMLASTDVLLSTSTMPKTLANFWLGSSHISFNGCLTQMFFIHFLFVADSAVLLAMAFDRYVAICSPLRYATILTSTVIGKIAAATLTRSFIIMFPSIFLLKCLHYCRINIIEHTFCEHMGIARLSCSDISINVWYGLAAALLSTGLDIILIAVSYIHILLAVFRLPSQDAQSKALSTCGSHVCVILLFYVPALFSVFAYRFGGRRIPRYVHILLANLYVVIPPMLNPIIYGVRTKQILEGAKEMFSNLAKESK; translated from the coding sequence ATGACACGGGTGAGGGCTCTGCAGAAAATCATGGCTCTCTCATTTGCCAACAGCACAGCTGCTGTGAACAGCTCTGACACTCGCATGGCAGGCTGCCTCCTCACTGGCATTCCTGGGCTGGAGCACCTACACATCTGGCTCTCCGTCCCCCTCTGTACCATGTATGTAGCCGCTCTCATAGGCAATGGCATTTTAATTTGCGTCATTCTCTCCCAGCCAAGCCTGCATGAGCCCATGTACATATTCCTGTCCATGTTGGCCAGCACTGATGTCTTGCTCTCCACTTCCACGATGCCCAAAACACTGGCCAACTTCTGGCTAGGTTCTAGCCACATTTCCTTCAATGGCTGCCTCACCCAGATGTTCTTCATCCACTTCCTCTTTGTGGCCGACTCTGCAGTCCTGCTGGCCATGGCCTTTGACCGTTACGTGGCCATCTGTTCCCCTCTGCGATATGCCACCATCCTCACAAGCACTGTCATTGGGAAGATCGCTGCTGCCACACTGACCCGCAGCTTCATCATCATGTTTCCATCCATCTTTCTCCTGAAATGCCTGCACTATTGCCGGATCAACATCATTGAACACACATTTTGTGAGCACATGGGCATAGCCCGTCTGTCCTGTTCTGATATTTCCATCAATGTCTGGTATGGGCTGGCAGCTGCTCTACTCTCCACTGGCCTGGACATCATCCTTATCGCTGTTTCCTACATTCACATCCTCCTAGCTGTTTTCCGCCTCCCTTCTCAGGATGCCCAGTCCAAGGCGCTGAGCACTTGTGGCTCTCATGTCTGTGTCATCCTACTTTTCTATGTCCCTgccctcttttctgtttttgcctACAGGTTTGGTGGGAGACGCATCCCACGCTATGTCCACATCCTTCTGGCAAACCTCTATGTGGTCATTCCACCTATGCTCAATCCCATTATTTATGGAGTGAGGACCAAGCAGATTTTGGAAGGggctaaagaaatgttttcaaatcttGCCAAAGAATCTAAATAA
- the TRIM6 gene encoding tripartite motif-containing protein 6 codes for MAAMTSTLLVDIQDEVTCPICLELLTEPLSIDCGHSFCQACITENSQESVIGQEGESSCPVCQTSYQLRNLRPNRHLANIAERLREVVLGSEKQLTVILCAHHREKLQLFCKEDGKLICWLCERSQEHRGHHTFLMEEVAQEYQEKFQESLKRLRQEQQEAEKLKAVITEKRTYWKSQMEPERHRIQTEFNQLRSILDKEEQRQLKKLEEEQRKGLSIIEEAEDELVHQSQALSELILDLERRCQGSTMELLQDVSDVTERSEFWTLKRPQSLPTKLKSVFRAPDLKKMLRVFRGLTDVQNYWVDVTLNPQTANLNLVLSKNRRQVRFVGSKLSGSHLEEHYDCGILGSQHFSSGKHYWEVDVAKKTDWILGVCSNAVGPPFSFNQCPNTRNVYSRYQPQSGYWVIGLHHKHEYRAYEDSSSSLLLSMTVPPRRVGVFLDYEAGTVSFFNVTNHGFPIYTFTKYYFPTTLCPYFNPCNCVVPMTLRRPSA; via the exons ATGGCTGCAATGACTTCAACATTACTGGTGGACATACAGGATGAGGTCACCTGCCCCATCTGCCTGGAACTCCTGACAGAACCCCTGAGCATAGACTGTGGCCACAGCTTTTGCCAAGCCTGCATTACGGAGAATAGCCAGGAATCCGTGATCGGCCAAGAAGGGGAAAGCAGCTGTCCTGTGTGCCAGACCAGCTACCAGCTCAGGAACCTACGGCCTAATCGGCACCTGGCCAACATAGCggagaggctcagggaggtggtGTTGGGCTCAGAGAAACAGCTAACGGTGATTCTTTGTGCGCACCATAGAGAGAAGCTGCAGCTCTTCTGTAAGGAGGATGGGAAGCTCATTTGCTGGCTTTGTGAGCGGTCTCAGGAGCACCGTGGTCACCACACGTTTCTCATGGAGGAGGTTGCCCAGGAATACCAG GAGAAGTTCCAAGAGTCTCTGAAGAGGCTGAGGCAAGAGCAGCAGGAAGCTGAAAAACTAAAAGCTGTTATCACAGAGAAGAGGACATACTGGAAG AGTCAAATGGAACCTGAGAGACACAGGATCCAGACAGAGTTTAATCAGTTGAGAAGCATCCTAGACAAAGAGGAGCAGCGGCAACTGAAAAAGTTGGAGGAAGAACAGAGGAAGGGGCTGAGTATTATAGAAGAGGCTGAGGATGAGCTGGTCCACCAGAGCCAGGCACTGAGCGAGCTCATCTTAGATCTGGAGCGTCGGTGTCAGGGGTCCACAATGGAACTGCTGCAG GATGTGAGTGATGTCACAGAAAG GAGTGAGTTCTGGACCCTGAAGAGGCCACAATCTCTCCCTACCAAGCTGAAGAGTGTGTTTCGAGCTCCAGATCTGAAAAAGATGCTGCGAGTGTTCAGAG GACTGACGGATGTCCAAAACTACTGGG TGGACGTGACTCTGAATCCACAAACAGCTAATTTAAATCTTGTCCTGTCTAAAAACCGGAGACAGGTGAGATTTGTAGGCTCCAAGCTGTCTGGGTCTCATCTGGAAGAGCATTATGACTGTGGTATCCTGGGCTCTCAGCACTTCTCCTCAGGAAAACATTACTGGGAGGTAGATGTGGCCAAGAAGACTGACTGGATCCTGGGGGTGTGCAGTAATGCAGTGGGACCTCCGTTCTCTTTCAACCAGTGTCCAAACACTCGGAATGTTTACTCCAGATATCAACCTCAAAGTGGGTACTGGGTGATAGGGTTACATCATAAACATGAATATAGAGCCTATGAGGACTCTTCCAGTTCCCTGCTCCTCTCCATGACAGTGCCTCCTCGCCGTGTTGGGGTTTTCTTAGACTATGAGGCTGGCACTGTTTCCTTTTTCAATGTCACAAACCATGGCTTTCCCATCTACACCTTCACTAAATACTACTTTCCTACCACTCTTTGTCCATATTTTAATCCCTGCAACTGTGTAGTCCCGATGACCTTGCGTCGCCCAAGCGCTTAA